Part of the Triticum urartu cultivar G1812 chromosome 2, Tu2.1, whole genome shotgun sequence genome, CACCAGTCGGGATTGGCCCTTCAAATTTGTTGTTTGATATATCAATGTAACTTATGCTGCTGAAGCCCTCAAAAAACTGCGGAACTTCACCAGTTAAATTGTTGTCCGACAGATCTATTTGGTCTAAGCCCCTTAGATCAACGAGAGACTGAGGAATAATCCCACTAAGCATGTTGCTTTCAATCTGAAGGGATGTCAGACGAATACACATGCCAAGTTCAGAAGGAAGGCTACCAGACAATTTGTTGTTGGAAACATTAAGAAGGCCAAGATTGATCAGGTTACCAACTTCCCTTGGTACCGGCCCATCCAGGTTGTTGTTTGACAAGTCCAAACCCAATGAAAGGGAAGAAATATTTAGGAGTTCTCTTGGTATGGATCCATCAAGGTTGTTGACTGATAAGTTCAGCATATCTAGACTTTTGCATTGTCCTATAGTTGCTGGTATGTTTCCAGACAAACTGTTGTCATCAAGATAAAACTGGCCTAGTTGAGGAAGATAACCAACCGTTGATGGAATCTGACCTGATAATCTATTCCTCGATAGTTCCAGGATAAACAAATTGCTCAAGTTCCCAACACTCGGGGGAATTTGTCCTGAGAGCATGTTCTGGCCCATGTCAAGCAGAGCGAGACTTACAAGCTTGCCTATCTCAGCTGGTATGTTTCCAGAAATTTGGTTTCTACCAAAGCTTAACCGCTGAAGCTTTGTTGAAAGTTTGCCCACTACTTTTGGTAAACTTCCATTCAGGATATTTCCATCTACTGATAATATTAACAACTGAGTGCAATTGGTCAGAGAGGTAAGGAATGCCCAGTCATCAGCTTCGAGTTTATTATCTCCTACAAGCAGCACACTCAAGTTTGCCAAGGATCCTAAAGATGGCACCACGCCCGTCAGCAAGTTGCTTGAAAGATCAAGCACTTGGAGCTTTGACATGTTGGTCAGAGAATCTGGGATTGGTCCACGAAATCCGTTGCCTCCCATTACCAATGTTTGAAGATTTGGAAGTGAGTAGCCAATTTTAGAAGGTATCTGTCCAATAAAATTGTTGCTGCCTAAGCTAAAGAGTGTGAGTGATGACACATTGTACAGTGTGGCTGGGACATACCCCGAGAAATTATTGTAACTTAGATCTAGCGTTGTTAGGTTTGAAATTTGACCCAAAGTTTCTGGAATTGATCCTATTAAGATGTTTTGTGCTAGTAGGAGGGAACGCAAGGATGAAACATTTCCTAAAGATGCTGGTACAGTACCAGAAAGTAAATTCCCTGTAAGACTGAGAAATTGCAGAGCTCCCATCTTTTGGAAATGTGGGATAGGCCCGGAGAGAGCATTCGACCGGAGGTCAACAGCAACAAGTTTGGATGAGTTGAACAAAGTAGCTGGGATCAACCCAGATAAGTCATTACGTGAGAGGATGATCTCACTGAGTGACGAACTATTTGCTAAGGAATCAGGGATAGCTCCGCTAAGAGAGTTGTTTGCAAGGTTGACATATCTAAGAGATGCAGCTGTACCTAATGACAGAGGGATGTTACCTGAAAGCCTGTTTCCAGCAAGCATCAGGGTTTGGAGGCTCCGAAGCTCACCTATCTCTTTAGGTATGCTTCCAGATAACTTATTGTTCCAAAGGTTCAACTGAACTAGAGAACCAAGGGCTGCCATGCAACTGGATAGTGTTCCTGTGAGCAGCGTAGACCTGAGTTGGAGGGACACGACCCGGATTGGGAGGGTGGTGCTGCAGGTGACCCCTCGCCAGCCGCAGAAGCTGAGCGAGTCATCGCGCCATGATCCAAGAACACGGGCAGATCCCTTGGAGATGCCGGATTTGAAGCAGAGAAGGGCTCGCCGGTCACTCTCAGATCTGTTGCTAGCTTGTGCTGATGTGAATACTACTGTGTTGGAGGATAGAAATATGAGGATGGTGCAAAGAAGGAAGAGTGATTGGTAGGACGGAGGAATCAGAGGTTGGGTGCGAAAATCTTGAGGAGCCATGTCTCTCTTCTTGTCCTAATGGAGTGTGCTTATTAAAATATTTGTGTGTCTGCTTAGATATATGTGGAAGTAAGGGTATGGGAGCTGAAACTTGTACTTGATTTTGACTTCAGTGCTGTCCTGGTTAGCTTGCTTCTAGATCACGCCCCCGGATGATTGAAAAATAGCCTGGGCACAAAAGGAACATGTGAGAGGTTTATGCGGGTAAAGAAAAGCGTGTGCATATACCAGTGAGTCTATCAAAGTGCAAATACAATTCCTTGCTTGTTATACAAGCTACAGCTTCTGTACCCCCAAATCCACCCAATCATGGAAGTACTCAGTGAAGTGAACAGTAGAAAAGGGGACATGTTGGCTA contains:
- the LOC125535374 gene encoding probable LRR receptor-like serine/threonine-protein kinase At3g47570 — its product is MAPQDFRTQPLIPPSYQSLFLLCTILIFLSSNTVVFTSAQASNRSESDRRALLCFKSGISKGSARVLGSWRDDSLSFCGWRGVTCSTTLPIRVVSLQLRSTLLTGTLSSCMAALGSLVQLNLWNNKLSGSIPKEIGELRSLQTLMLAGNRLSGNIPLSLGTAASLRYVNLANNSLSGAIPDSLANSSSLSEIILSRNDLSGLIPATLFNSSKLVAVDLRSNALSGPIPHFQKMGALQFLSLTGNLLSGTVPASLGNVSSLRSLLLAQNILIGSIPETLGQISNLTTLDLSYNNFSGYVPATLYNVSSLTLFSLGSNNFIGQIPSKIGYSLPNLQTLVMGGNGFRGPIPDSLTNMSKLQVLDLSSNLLTGVVPSLGSLANLSVLLVGDNKLEADDWAFLTSLTNCTQLLILSVDGNILNGSLPKVVGKLSTKLQRLSFGRNQISGNIPAEIGKLVSLALLDMGQNMLSGQIPPSVGNLSNLFILELSRNRLSGQIPSTVGYLPQLGQFYLDDNSLSGNIPATIGQCKSLDMLNLSVNNLDGSIPRELLNISSLSLGLDLSNNNLDGPVPREVGNLINLGLLNVSNNKLSGSLPSELGMCIRLTSLQIESNMLSGIIPQSLVDLRGLDQIDLSDNNLTGEVPQFFEGFSSISYIDISNNKFEGPIPTGGIFRNSTKVSLQGNKGLCETAAAIFGLPICPTTSPTTSSTKRKMNTRLLLIIAPAVTIALFSLLCVVVTVRKGTKAQPSESFKETMKRVSYGDILKATNWFSPVNRISSSHTASVYIGRFEFETDLVAIKVFHLSEQGSRNSFFSECEVLKHTRHRNLVQAITLCSTVDFEGDEFKAIVYEFMANGSLDMWIHPRVGSSRRLLSLGQRISIVADVASALDYTHNQLTPPLIHCDLKPSNVLLDYDMTSRIGDFGSAKFLSSSSGRPEGFIGIGGTIGYISPEYGMGCKISTGGDVYGFGVLLLEMLTARRPTDALCGNALSLHKYVDLAFPERIAEVLDPHMPSEEDEAAASLRMQNYIIPLVSIGLMCTMDSPQDRPGMHDVCARIVAIKEAFVETFL